The Rhizobium sp. WSM4643 genome contains the following window.
CTGCAACGAGACCGTCGCCGCTCATGACCAGATGGTGCTTCTGTCCAAGAAGAATGCCGAAGAGCGGCTTTGCAGCTTCATCGCCAGGCTGGTGTTCCGTCACAACGCCGGGGTCAACAAGGGCCTGCTGCGGATCCCCATGAACCGCCAGGACATTGCGGACTACCTCGGCCTGACGATCGAAACGGTATCCCGCACGATCACAAAGCTCGCTTCCCGGAACATCGTTGTTCCGGAAGGGCGTCATGACCTGAGAATCGTGAACTTGCGCCGTTTGCAGGAACTCTCAGGCAACCCAGATGATTTCTCGGAGAAAACCTGCCATAGCGTCAGTCTCCACTAATTGAACGCCGGACAAGCCATGCCTCACCGTCTCGTATCGCCACGAACAGCCTCCTATCAGGAGCTTGACGTAATGGTTCACGTGCTGGACGGCGCCGATATCCTGATCCATCGGTTCGAGGGCACCATCAGCCATTGGTCCATCGGCTGCGAGAACATGTATGGCTGGACCAGGGACGAGGCGGTCGGCGAGAACGTCTACGAACTGCTCGCCACCAGGTTTCCGGAGCCGGTGGACGAAATAAGAAACCAGATCAAGCAACGCGGGTTCTGGCAGGGCGAAATCATCCATCGTCACAAAAGCGGGCATGAGATCCACGCCGCGTCCCGCTGCGTGCTTGTGAACCTTCCCGACGGCGACCTGGCCATCATTCAGACCAACAGCGACGTCAGCGCCCTGAAACAGGCTCAGGACGCGGTCAAGTCCCGCGAGGCCCATCTAAGTTCCATTCTCGACACCGTTCCGGATGCGATGGTGGTCATCGACCATAAAGGAATGGTGCTTTCATTCAGCAAGGCGGCAGAAAAGCTGTTCGGGATGGCCTCCGATCAGATCTGTGGGCGCAATGTTAGAAACCTGATGCCGAATCCCTATCGTGACGCCCACGACGGCTACATCGGCCACTACATCGAGACGGGTGAAAAGCGGATCATCGGCTACGGCCGAGTCGTCACCGGCCAGCGGGCCGACGGCACCCAATTTCCGATGGAGTTACACGTCGGGGAAGCGACGGCAAACGGTGAACGGATCTTCACCGGTTTCGTCCGTGATCTGACAAGCCGCTTCAAGATCGAGGAAGATCTCCGCCAGGCTCAGAAGATGGAAGCCGTGGGGCAGTTGACGGGCGGCCTGGCCCACGACTTCAACAACCTTCTGACCGTGATCAGCGGGAATCTCGAGATGATCGAGGACAAGCTACTCCCCGGCAAGCTTCGAGACATCCTGAGGGAGGCGCAGGACGCGGCGGCCGACGGCGCGAAACTTACGGGCCAGTTGCTTGCCTTCGGCCGGCGTCAGCCTCTCAATCCCAAGCATGCCGATCTCGGTCAGCTCGTGACAGGTTTTTCTGATCTGCTTAGGAGAACCCTCGGAGAAGACATCAAGCTCTCCACGACGATCGCGGGATCCGATCTGAACGTGGTGGTCGACAGCTCGCAGCTTCAGAACGCTATTCTCAACATCGCTCTCAACGCTCGCGACGCCATGCCCAAGGGGGGCAGTCTGACCACCGAAATCTCGCGCGTCCACCTGGATTCAGATTATGCGAAGATGTACCCAGAGGTCCGCAGCGGCAATTTCGTGCTCATTTCCGTCACCGACACGGGCGTCGGAATGACGGACGAAGTGACGAAGCACGCCATTGAGCCATTCTTCACCACGAAAGAGGTCGGATCGGGAACGGGACTGGGTCTCAGCATGGTCTACGGCTTCGTCAAGCAGTCCGGGGGCCATTTTCAAATATACAGCGAGGTAGGTCGAGGCACCACCATACGGATCTACCTTCCGGCCCTGACAGGATCCAAACTGCAGAAGCCAGATTCAGAAGACGGCAAACAAGCCAATCCGCTTCCGCGAGGAAGCGAAAGCATTCTTGTGGTGGAGGATGATCCACGCGTTCGCCGGGTAGCCGTCGCGCGGCTCGCCGACATGGGATACGTGGTGCTTGAAGCGGAGAACGGCCGTGAAGCATTGGGAATCTTGCGCGACCACCAGGAAATCGCGCTCCTGTTCACAGACATCGTCATGCCGGGCGGAATGACGGGAGACGAGGTGGCGAGGGAGGCTCGCCTCCTTCGGCCCGACGTCGCCGTCCTCTTCACCTCCGGGTACTCGGAGCCGGCCCTCGCGACGACCGATGTCATCTCCGGCGCTCGATGGCTTCGCAAGCCATACACTGCGAGGGAACTGGCGTCCATGATCCGGGAGCTTTTCGATCGGCATTGACGTCTGGGACTGGAAGCATTTGAAGGACGATCCTAGTACCACGGCGCCTTGCTGTCACAGTCCGTCCTGACGCGGCAGAGAACCCACGTTCCCCCGCGCGGCCGACAAGGTCGCGAAGCAGTCAGAAGTGTTCTCGGCGGGCGATGCCTGCGGCACGCGTCGCCACATCGAAACGACTCGCTCAAGGGGATCCCGATTGCGGCCGCCAGTCAGCGCAACAGCTTGGTTGCGCCTCGATCCGCTTGGTGTGCCCCAAACAAATATCTTGCAGGTACCTCGCGCCTCCTGATGCAAGACGCAGCGGGAAACGGCTTAGGTCGGCCATAGAAGCCTTCTAGGAATGGTCGCCAAGAAGCTTTCTTCTCGAAACCGCTGCCGCTCGTCTCAATTGCGTGCGAAGGCTGCGCCCATCTTTCTAGATTTGGTCATCGTGCTTATCTTGTTTGGTCGTGGCAAGATACCTGAACTGATGGCCGACGTTGCTCACGGCATAAAGGCATTTAAGAGGGGGATCCAGGACGATCATGTCCGCGTTGGTAACGACGCGACGCAACCTGGGTGTTCTTCGGAGCAAGCGCGGGATGATGAATAGCTGGCACCGGGACATCGCAATGTGGAACGCTCGCAATGGCCCTGCCCTCGTCCTTGTCTCGGAGACGCCCGTAAGCTGTTCCAAAGTCGCCGCGAGCTCGCGACGCCCCGCTTGTTATCGGGTGTCATCGAGCATAAATGCCGTGGCGAGATAGCCAACGCCGAGGGTGCTGGCGAACAGGTACACGAACATACCCTGGGCGATGTAATAATCCGTCGAACTAGCTGAGGAAATTCCGGCAAACCCGTTGCTCCATACGACGAGCCCTACCACGCACCCCAATCCGGCGCCGGCAGCGGTGCGCGTCAGCATGAATGAAATCAACCGAGGCATCTTGTGTCTCCTTGGTCTTCGCGCTCAACGTACGAGCGCTGATCAAGTTCCGGCGGCGAAGTCACGTTCGATTAAATAGGTGGGCAGGAGTTCCCCCTAGTATGGGGGCTTGGCCAGATAGTCGTCCGCGCCAGCATCGAGCCCGGTTATGCGCTCGTCGATCGCATTGCGCGCCGTCAGGACAACTACCGGCGTCTGCGTCCCCGAAGCGCGAAGCGACTTCAAGACGTCGACGCCATCTTCGTCCGGCAGACCGAGGTCGAGTAGCAGGAGATCATAGTCGCCGCCAAATAGGGCAAGCCGTCCTTCCTGCGCCGTCTCAAAGGCGTCGATCTTCCAGCCTTCGTCCCTGATTGCCTCGCAAAGAAGGTCGCGAAGCCGGGCGCTGTGCTCGATGAGCAGAATCCCCATGCATTCTTTCGGCCCGTGACCATCGCCCAGACGAGATTTTCCCGATGCCTCCAACTCCAGTAGGATGCGATAGCTGTCGGTTTACTTCAGCATCATTGAACCGCGCCCTGGCGTTCCACCCGAGCATTTGCGCTACGGCATGCCAGGCTAAACGGATTTTTACCTCGCCTCTTATCCAGGTTGTAACGCCGTACCTATAGGACTTCCCTGACCGTCCGACGCACGAGGTCCAACGTGAACGATACCGCCGCCGCGCTGAAGAACGCGAAATATCAGATAGGCAAACTTCGTAGAGCGATTAGCGAGAGTTCATCAAGCTGGCGCAGGAGATCGAAAAGCTGGAATTTCACTTACCGCTCCAGGAGAGCCGGGAATTCCTTATGACCCGCTGCGGCCTTATGCCGAGCGAAATCAAGACCTGCTCGCAGTTCTCGCGGAAGCTCAAAGGTTACGAGGAGTTCCTCCAGAAGAATGCCGTCTCGTACCACGTCATCCGCGGTCTCATTACCACGAATTCGACGGTTCGCGAGATCGCCCTGGCCCAGATCGCTTCCGGCGTCCGCTTCGACACCTCCGACCTGAGAGCAGTCCGGCGCGGAGTTGCCGATAGCAAGCTCACCGAATTTCAGTATCAGGCTCGCGCTAGCAAGAAGGCCATGCTCGACGCCGCCCGCCGGCGCTCGGCCGAGACCGTGCAGGAGTTCCAGTGCGACGCGGTCGCGCTTTTGGAGAAAGTCGCGGCGCTTCCGACAGCGACGGCGAGGAGCTCCACGTCACGACAAATGGCAGAGATCGCGCAGGACGCAGCCCGGCTGCTACCCGTGTTCGAGACGATCGCCGGATCCGACCATCCGCGCGAGGGTGAACAAAGGCGGCGACATCGGTAGCAAAAGGCGAACCGCGTCGAAAAAACCTCGTTTTCACTATCCGCAAATTGCTGCCGAAGCGGTCGTTAGCACAGTGTTAGCGCGAGCCACCTAGTGTGGTGACGCCATGGGAAACCCGGTTGTCCGTTGAAAACAGGACAAGCAGAATGAAGACCAGCCCTGCCGCGGCTTACGGAGGTTACATGAAACTGGTTCTAGGCAGCGTAATATTGGCGTCTGCCATACTGCTATCCAGCTTGTCGGGATTCGCAGCTTCGGGAGGATGGCATTCCGATGGGCAAGGGACGAGATACTGGCACGTCACTCCACCGCCCGGGCAATGTAATATAAGCCAAGCGAAGAACAGAGCGCTTCGGGCCGGCATCTATCGTAGCGAGATTATACAGCAGGATGACAATGTCATCGTGCTCAGAGGTCTGGATGAATCGGGCGACCGGCGAACGATCGGTTTCGGCAACATCAGGGGGTGCCCCGAGTTGGAGGGGTATGAGGATAGTCCAAACTTCTGAGGACATAGTTAGAGCTTGTTCAGCGAACTTTGCCAGTTCCGACCGACGTACGCATTTCTGGGCAAGCGTCGCGTCTCTACCGATCGACAAGGCTGGCGGTTAGCAGCTCATCGGATGCCTCATTCCCAGCTGGCCTGCCCTATTGATTGATCCGGGTTTAAGTTCGATGCATGTTCTGGTCAGCCTCTAGGCGGGAGTTGAGGTCGCGTGTTCAGGGAGATCGAAGGTCGGGAGCGGTTGTAATCGTTTCAGGGCGGCGGGGATTTCAGAGCAGTACACAATGCGCTCGATGCTCTCCTCCCGCGGCCGCAGGGTCCGACTGCGCTTGGGATGATCCGCATCCTCAATCCGCCGAGCTCACGCATCCACTCGTTAGGAATTTATTGACCATAAGCTGGCTTTACTGAGCGCGATGGATGCGGAGGTTCCCGCACGTCGCCGAGTGTTTGGTCTGGGCGGGATTGTTCGTGTTGAGGTATCCAGTGCAAGGACTATCAGGCGCAGCCTTGGGCGGAATTGCGACACTCCTGTCGCGTGCGGAACGTTTCGTCGCGCAGACCATTCTGCCGGCTCTGTTTGCGCTGCCGGCACTTGTTGGTTCTGCATCGTTTGCCTCAGCGGAAGATCGTGCCCTGAAGCTGTTCTTTACCCATACAGGCGAGAGGGCGACGATTACCTATAAGCGGGACGGAAAGTTCGATCCAAAGGGCCTCGCCCAGATCAATCGGTTTCTGCGCGACTGGCGAAGGAACGAGCCGACCCGGATGGATCCCCGGCTGCTCGACCTGGTCTGGGAGGTGTACAAGCGCAGCGGCGGCAAAGACTACATCCATATCGTCTCCGCCTATCGTTCGCCCACCACCAACAACATGCTCCGCAATCGTTCGCGCAGCACGGGCGTCGCCAAGAAGAGCCAGCACATGCTGGGCAAGGCGATGGACTTCTATGTTCCCGGCGTGAAGCTTTCGACGCTGCGTGCGCTTGCCATGCAGATGCAGGTCGGCGGCGTCGGATATTATCCGACCTCGGGATCGCCCTTCGTGCATCTCGACGTCGGCAATGTCAGGGCTTGGCCCCGCATGTCCCGGCAAGAACTCGCTCGAATATTCCCAAATGGGCAGACAATGCATCTCCCGGCCGATGGCCGGCCGCTGCCGGGATACAATCAGGCGGTTGCGAACTACAAGAAGCGCGTCGGCCCCACCTCGATCCAGATCGCCAGCACCGCTGGAGAAGACGAAGATGCAGGAGCGCCGACAACATCGAGCGGCGACAAAAAACTCGTGACAGCGCTTCTGCCCACGCCCCGAAGCAGGGCATTAAATGCGCTGGCGCAGACCGGCGCGGTCGAGCGGGATGACAAACGGTCCGCTGGGGATGTTTCATCTTTGCCGATTCCAATACCGGCGATGCGGCCGCCCGCCCTCGAGCACGGCGCGGGCGCAGATGACAAACTGGAGACTGCGTCGATTGGCCCAATTGATGTTCTTCCGGACAGGCCGGCGCCAGCATTGCCGACCTACGCCCGATTCGAACCCCTCGTTGTTGCACATCAGGCCTCCAAGCAGGGCCCTGATATGATCGCCTCCCTGCCCATGACCGCTTCCTGGGAAGGAGCAAGTTTCTTTGGATCGACTTCCGACGCGGCGTTGATGAAATGGGCGCTGCATTCTTCAGGAGAGGTGATGGGATTGAGCGCACCTCGCGTTTCCCCGCGCACGGTTCATCGCGAGGTCAATGTCGCGACGTCAGGTGACGATATCATTCCGGTCGCCGCCAAAGGCCAGTTCAATACCAACCGGTTTGCGTCGTCTCCGGAGGGCTGACCTCAGTCATCGGGGGGTCCGCGCTGCGCCGGTGAAACGCATTCGTCGAGATCAGCTCCCGCCCCACCCCAGCCCTTGATCGCCCCAAGCTGCCGGTCGAAATAGTCGCGCCGGACGACGATCATCCCGTCTTCGATGGTGACGGTGCCCATGACCGGCAGCGTGATCTCGCCGCCGCTCTCGTGGGTGAGACATCGATACGTTCATTGAGGACGACATTGCCGGTTGCGGCTATGTTCATCTGCCTGCGGCTTAGGCAAACTTGACTAGGTTGAGGGCCGGCAGTGGACCACCGGGGAATTGGGCGAGTTTGCCGCCGACGGCG
Protein-coding sequences here:
- a CDS encoding hybrid sensor histidine kinase/response regulator codes for the protein MPHRLVSPRTASYQELDVMVHVLDGADILIHRFEGTISHWSIGCENMYGWTRDEAVGENVYELLATRFPEPVDEIRNQIKQRGFWQGEIIHRHKSGHEIHAASRCVLVNLPDGDLAIIQTNSDVSALKQAQDAVKSREAHLSSILDTVPDAMVVIDHKGMVLSFSKAAEKLFGMASDQICGRNVRNLMPNPYRDAHDGYIGHYIETGEKRIIGYGRVVTGQRADGTQFPMELHVGEATANGERIFTGFVRDLTSRFKIEEDLRQAQKMEAVGQLTGGLAHDFNNLLTVISGNLEMIEDKLLPGKLRDILREAQDAAADGAKLTGQLLAFGRRQPLNPKHADLGQLVTGFSDLLRRTLGEDIKLSTTIAGSDLNVVVDSSQLQNAILNIALNARDAMPKGGSLTTEISRVHLDSDYAKMYPEVRSGNFVLISVTDTGVGMTDEVTKHAIEPFFTTKEVGSGTGLGLSMVYGFVKQSGGHFQIYSEVGRGTTIRIYLPALTGSKLQKPDSEDGKQANPLPRGSESILVVEDDPRVRRVAVARLADMGYVVLEAENGREALGILRDHQEIALLFTDIVMPGGMTGDEVAREARLLRPDVAVLFTSGYSEPALATTDVISGARWLRKPYTARELASMIRELFDRH
- a CDS encoding twin-arginine translocase TatA/TatE family subunit encodes the protein MRAKAAPIFLDLVIVLILFGRGKIPELMADVAHGIKAFKRGIQDDHVRVGNDATQPGCSSEQARDDE
- a CDS encoding DUF882 domain-containing protein, coding for MRRFPHVAECLVWAGLFVLRYPVQGLSGAALGGIATLLSRAERFVAQTILPALFALPALVGSASFASAEDRALKLFFTHTGERATITYKRDGKFDPKGLAQINRFLRDWRRNEPTRMDPRLLDLVWEVYKRSGGKDYIHIVSAYRSPTTNNMLRNRSRSTGVAKKSQHMLGKAMDFYVPGVKLSTLRALAMQMQVGGVGYYPTSGSPFVHLDVGNVRAWPRMSRQELARIFPNGQTMHLPADGRPLPGYNQAVANYKKRVGPTSIQIASTAGEDEDAGAPTTSSGDKKLVTALLPTPRSRALNALAQTGAVERDDKRSAGDVSSLPIPIPAMRPPALEHGAGADDKLETASIGPIDVLPDRPAPALPTYARFEPLVVAHQASKQGPDMIASLPMTASWEGASFFGSTSDAALMKWALHSSGEVMGLSAPRVSPRTVHREVNVATSGDDIIPVAAKGQFNTNRFASSPEG